A DNA window from Theobroma cacao cultivar B97-61/B2 chromosome 5, Criollo_cocoa_genome_V2, whole genome shotgun sequence contains the following coding sequences:
- the LOC18597525 gene encoding lysine--tRNA ligase has protein sequence MDSFVSEPEPASSETLSKKYCSSCALLSVALKRERRARERQVREEEKKRQVSTIRTSQNQRQQAADDDTIDPTQYLRNRIKSLALLKESGFNPYPHKFVVSMSITEFVAKFGSLSIGEHVESTEISLAGRIMNKRSSSSKLYFYDLQGNGAKIQVMTDARHSNMDENEFSNYHSGVKRGDIVGISGFPGKSQRGELSIFPKSFTVLTPCLHMLPRHTVTSNCDEAQSKKTTDHLWTPGMTRNPETYTLRDQETRNRQRYLDLMLNPEVQKVFRTRAKIISYYRNFLDNLGFIEVETPVMTMTAGGAAARPFITHHNELDMKLYMRISLELYLKKLVIGGLDRVYEIGKVFRNEGMDLTHLPEFTMCEFYMAYADYNDLMDLTEKLLSGMVKELTGSYKIKYHGNGFDSEPIEIDFTPPFRRMDLIEELESRANLSIPKDLSSEPANWYLLEACERFDVKCPPPHTTTRLLDKLVGHFLEETCINPTFIINHPETMSPLAKWHRSKPGLTERFELFVNKRELCNAYTELNDPEVQRQRFAEQLKDRQSGDDEAMVLDESFCTALEYGLPPTAGLGMGIDRLAMLLTDSPNAKEVLLFPAMKPQD, from the exons ATGGATTCATTTGTTTCAGAACCTGAACCAGCTTCATCTGAAACTCTCAGCAAGAAGTATTGCTCTTCATGTGCTTTACTTTCAGT TGCTCttaagagagaaaggaggGCAAGAGAGAGGCAGGTCAGAGAAGAGGAGAAAAAGAGGCAGGTTAGCACAATCAGGACATCACAGAATCAAAGACAACAGGCTGCAGACGATGATACCATTGATCCTACG CAATATCTGAGGAACAGAATAAAAAGCTTGGCATTGCTGAAGGAATCCGGTTTCAATCCATACCCTCATAAGTTTGTGGTTTCAATGTCTATCACTGAATTTGTTGCCAAATTTGGAAGCTTGAGCATCGGTGAACACGTTGAGAGCACTGAAATCTCCTTAGCAG GGAGAATAATGAACAAGAGATCATCCTCTTCAAAACTATACTTCTATGACCTTCAAGGAAATGGTGCTAAAATTCAAGTGATGACAGATGCAAG GCATTCCAACATGGATGAAAATGAGTTCTCTAACTACCACTCAGGGGTGAAGCGAGGTGACATTGTAGGGATCAGTGGTTTCCCTG GGAAGAGTCAAAGAGGGGAATTAAGTATTTTTCCCAAGTCATTCACGGTACTCACCCCATGCCTTCACATGCTACCAAGGCATACAGTCACCTCCAATTGTGATGAAGCACAGTCTAAG AAAACAACTGATCATTTATGGACCCCTGGAATGACAAGAAATCCAGAAACTTACACTCTCCGAGATCAG GAAACTCGAAACCGTCAACGTTATCTAGACCTGATGTTGAACCCAGAGGTTCAGAAAGTATTCAGGACCAGGGCCAAAATCATATCTTACTACAGAAACTTCCTTGACAATCTTGGATTCATAGAG GTAGAAACTCCTGTGATGACTATGACTGCTGGAGGAGCTGCAGCCAGGCCATTCATTACACATCACAACGAATTGGATATGAAGCTCTATATGCGTATTTCTCTAGAACTGTACCTCAAGAAACTGGTTATCGGTGGGCTTGATCGTGTTTATGAGATTGGGAAAGTATTTAGGAATGAGGGAATGGATCTAACTCATCTTCCAGAATTCACAATGTGTGAATTTTACATGGCCTATGCAGATTATAATGACTTGATGGACCTAACAGAGAAGTTGTTATCAG GTATGGTGAAGGAGCTGACAGGGAGCTATAAAATAAAGTACCATGGTAATGGCTTCGACAGCGAACCTATAGAAATCGATTTTACTCCACCTTTTAG AAGGATGGATCTGATAGAGGAGTTGGAATCTAGAGCAAACCTCAGCATACCCAAGGACCTTTCCAGTGAACCTGCCAATTGGTATTTGTTGGAAGCTTGTGAAAGATTTGATGTCAAATGCCCTCCTCCGCACACCACAACCCGGTTGTTAGACAAG CTTGTAGGCCATTTTCTTGAAGAAACTTGCATAAATCCTACTTTCATTATCAACCATCCTGAGACCATGAGTCCACTGGCAAAGTGGCACAGATCAAAACCAGGATTAACCGAGCGCTTTGAATTATTTGTCAACAAGCGAGAG CTATGCAATGCATATACCGAACTGAATGATCCTGAAGTGCAGCGCCAGAGATTTGCTGAGCAGCTGAAG GATAGACAATCGGGTGATGATGAAGCAATGGTTTTGGATGAATCATTCTGCACTGCTTTGGAGTATGGACTGCCCCCAACTGCTGGACTGGGAATGGGGATTGATCGGCTAGCAATGTTGCTTACAGATTCACCAAATGCTAAG gaAGTTCTCCTGTTTCCCGCCATGAAGCCTCAGGATTAG
- the LOC18597526 gene encoding uncharacterized protein LOC18597526 isoform X1 — protein MFAKRLLQKAVHHSQHENLKSEDLDLRVAIHYGIPSTASLLTFDPIQRLLAIGTLDGRIKVIGGDGIEALFISPKQLPFKYLEFIQNQGFLISISNDNDIQVWNLESRCLACCLQWESNVTAFSFISGSQFMYIGDEYGLMSVIKYDAENGKLLQLPYYISANSLSEAAGFSFPDDQPVVGILPQPHSSGNRVIIAYANGLIILWDVSEAQILFIGGGKDLQLKDAVESDVQDDTFEHHLQEKEISAICWASSDGTILAVGYIDGDILFWNTSSIASSKGERNGQNKNVVKLQLSSAERRLPVIVLQWSSNNRSRNDCNGQLFIYGGDEIGSEEVLTVLSLEWSSGMETVRCVGRVDLTLTGSFADMILLPTAGATGGNHKADLFVLTNPGQLHLYDDTILSTLLSEHERKQFSCPVEFPMVIPTADPSMTVAKFSVLPKGGNSPKGLSELASMMKPGSTPTPAGGIKWPLTGGVPTQLSVAKDKSINQVYIAGYQDGSVRIWDASYPVLTLISVLEGEVQGTNVAGLSAPVTTLNFCWLTLSLAVGNECGVVRIYNLNGSSGKTSFHYVTETKCEVQSLPQGKGPQCIAVFSLLNSPVRAMQFVNCGAKLAVGFEFSHVAVLDVSSSSVLFVTDCVSSSSSPIISVSWLEFKNAHSLVKSSKHSETEAAVKSEEEIIFILTKDGKIVSVDGGNGAMIRPHPWHLKKEETALSMYIIESSFSVSELNCEKQLEESSKDTTDKGEPRLNASSTGTEHLPPSETASSQEHSLDALLLLCCENSLRLYSMKSVIQGKDKTILKVKHAKPCCWTTTFKKDGRVCGLVLLFQTGDMEIRSLPDLELVKESSIMSILRWNYKANMDKMMTSDNAQVTLASGCEVAFVSLLNGENDFRVPESLPCLHDKVLAAAADAAFSFSSNQNKKQGAAPGILRGIAKGFKGGKVNTSPTPESDFSHLERKFLMSPFLDTAQNAINTQEDVELDIDDIEIDEMPPVTSSSSHEVVKTKGEKETDREKLLGASDDTTPRLRTPQEIIAKYRKTGDASSAAAHARNKLVERQEKLERISRRTEELQSGAENFASLADELVKAMENRKWWQI, from the exons ATGTTTGCCAAACGCTTGCTTCAGAAAGCGGTTCACCATTCTCAG CATGAGAATTTGAAATCAGAAGACTTGGATTTGCGAGTTGCTATCCACTATGGGATCCCATCTACTGCATCACTCCTTACTTTTGATCCTATTCAGCGGCTCTTGGCTATCGGGACTTT GGATGGCCGGATTAAAGTTATTGGTGGTGATGGAATTGAGGCACTTTTCATATCTCCGAAGCAATTGCCTTTCAAGTATTTGGAG TTCATACAAAACCAGGGTTTCTTAATCAGCATCTCCAATGACAATGATATTCAG GTTTGGAATCTGGAAAGCAGGTGTCTAGCATGTTGTTTACAGTGGGAATCCAACGTTACTGCCTTCTCTTTCATCAGTGGTTCACAGTTCAT GTACATTGGAGATGAGTATGGTTTGATGTCAGTGATTAAGTATGATGCTGAAAATGGAAAACTTTTGCAGTTGCCCTATTATATATCAGCAAATTCTTTAAGTG AAGCAGCTGGGTTTTCATTTCCTGATGACCAACCTGTTGTTGGGATTCTTCCTCAACCCCATTCTTCTGGGAATAG AGTCATAATTGCATATGCAAATGGTTTGATAATTCTTTGGGATGTTTCTGAAGctcaaattctttttattgGAGGTGGAAAGGATCTTCAGTTAAAGGATGCGGTGGAGTCTGATGTTCAAGATGATACATTTGAGCATCATCTACAAGAAAAGGAGATAAGTGCTATTTGTTGGGCATCTTCTGATGGAACCATTCTTGCAGTGGGATACATAGATGGGGATATCTTGTTCTGGAATACATCAAGTATTGCCTCTTCTAAAGGTGAACGAAATGgacaaaacaaaaatgttGTTAAGCTGCAATTGTCATCTGCTGAGAGGAGACTTCCTGTGATTGTCTTACAATGGTCCTCAAACAATAGATCCCGCAATGATTGTAATGGCCAACTTTTTATCTATGGTGGTGATGAAATAGGATCTGAAGAAGTTCTAACG GTTTTGAGTCTTGAATGGTCATCTGGGATGGAGACTGTTAGATGTGTTGGTCGTGTGGACCTTACCCTCACTGGCTCTTTTGCCGACATGATTTTGTTGCCAACTGCTGGGGCAACAGGGGGCAATCACAAAGCTGATCTTTTTGTGTTGACAAACCCTGGACAACTGCATCTTTATGATGATACGATCTTGTCTACCTTGTTATCTGAGCATGAGAGGAAACAATTTTCCTGTCCAGTGGAATTTCCCATGGTAATACCTACAGCTGACCCATCAATGACTGTGGCAAAGTTCAGCGTGCTACCCAAAGGAGGAAACTCACCAAAAGGTCTGTCAGAG CTTGCATCAATGATGAAACCAGGCTCAACACCAACCCCAGCTGGTGGCATAAAGTGGCCCTTGACAGGGGGTGTACCCACACAACTATCTGTTGCCAAAGACAAAAGTATCAACCAAGTGTACATAGCAGGTTACCAGGATGGATCTGTTCGGATATGGGATGCGTCATACCCTGTCCTGACGCTTATCTCTGTTTTAGAAGGAGAA GTGCAAGGTACAAATGTGGCTGGTTTAAGTGCTCCAGTGACCACCCTGAACTTCTGTTGGCTCACTTTAAGTTTGGCTGTTGGAAATGAATGTGGCGTG GTTCGCATTTATAACCTCAACGGCAGCTCAGGTAAAACAAGCTTTCACTATGTCACTGAGACGAAATGTGAAG TTCAGAGTTTGCCCCAAGGAAAAGGACCTCAGTGTATAGCTGTATTTTCCCTTCTTAATTCACCAGTTCGGGCCATGCAGTTTGTTAATTGTGGAGCCAAGCTTGCTGTTGGATTTGAATTTAGTCAT GTCGCTGTACTTGATGTGAGTTCATCATCAGTTTTGTTTGTTACTGACTGTGTATCTAGTTCGTCATCTCCGATCATTTCAGTGTCTTGGTTAGAGTTTAAAAATGCTCATAGCCTTGTAAAAAGCTCAAAGCATTCAGAAACAGAAGCTGCAGTCAAATCTGAAGAGGAAATAATATTTATCTTAACCAAGGATGGAAAAATTGTCTCTGTTGATGGTGGTAATGGTGCGATGATACGCCCTCATCCATGGCActtgaaaaaagaagaaactgcACTTTCCATGTACATTATAG AGAGCAGTTTTTCTGTATCTGAATTAAACTGTGAAAAGCAGCTGGAGGAATCCAGCAAGGATACCACTGACAAGGGTGAGCCTAGGCTTAATGCTTCTTCAACTGGGACTGAACATCTCCCCCCTTCAGAAACTGCATCCTCTCAGGAGCACTCACTTGATGCACTTCTTTTGCTTTGTTGTGAAAATTCATTGCGCTTGTACTCCATGAAGTCTGTGATTCAG GGGAAGGATAAAACCATTCTTAAAGTAAAACATGCAAAACCTTGCTGTTGGACGACCACTTTTAAGAAAGATGGAAGAGTTTGTGGACTGGTCTTGCTGTTTCAAACAGGGGATATGGAGATAAG ATCCTTGCCAGACTTGGAATTGGTTAAAGAAAGCTCCATAATGTCAATTCTAAGGTGGAACTACAAGGCAAACATGGATAAGATGATGACTTCTGATAATGCACAAGTTACACTG GCAAGTGGATGTGAAGTGGCATTTGTCTCTCTCTTGAATGGTGAAAATGATTTCAG GGTTCCAGAATCTCTGCCTTGTCTCCATGATAAAGTTCTTGCTGCGGCTGCTGATGCTGCCTTTAGTTTCTCTTCAAATCAGAACAAAAAACAG GGTGCAGCACCAGGGATTCTTAGGGGTATAGCCAAAGGCTTCAAAGGAGGAAAAGTGAATACTTCTCCAACGCCAGAATCTGATTTTTCTCATTTGGAGAGAAAGTTTTTGATGTCCCCATTCTTAGACACAGCCCAGAATGCTATAAATACGCAGGAAGATGTGGAGCTTGATATAG ATGACATTGAAATAGATGAAATGCCACCTGTAACTAGCTCCTCATCTCATGAAGTTGTTAAAACAAAAGGAG AGAAGGAAACAGACAGAGAAAAACTGTTAGGTGCATCAGATGATACAACGCCCAGACTTAGAACACCTCAAGAAATTATTGCTAAATATAGAAAAACTGGG GATGCCTCTTCAGCAGCTGCGCATGCAAGAAATAAACTGGTGGAAAGGCAGGAAAAGCTAGAG AGAATCAGCAGGCGTACTGAAGAGCTGCAAAGTGGGGCTGAAAACTTTGCATCATTGGCAGATGAGCTTGTCAAGGCAATGGAAAATCGAAAGTGGTGGCAGATATAA
- the LOC18597526 gene encoding uncharacterized protein LOC18597526 isoform X2, translating to MFAKRLLQKAVHHSQHENLKSEDLDLRVAIHYGIPSTASLLTFDPIQRLLAIGTLDGRIKVIGGDGIEALFISPKQLPFKYLEFIQNQGFLISISNDNDIQVWNLESRCLACCLQWESNVTAFSFISGSQFMYIGDEYGLMSVIKYDAENGKLLQLPYYISANSLSEAAGFSFPDDQPVVGILPQPHSSGNRVIIAYANGLIILWDVSEAQILFIGGGKDLQLKDAVESDVQDDTFEHHLQEKEISAICWASSDGTILAVGYIDGDILFWNTSSIASSKGERNGQNKNVVKLQLSSAERRLPVIVLQWSSNNRSRNDCNGQLFIYGGDEIGSEEVLTVLSLEWSSGMETVRCVGRVDLTLTGSFADMILLPTAGATGGNHKADLFVLTNPGQLHLYDDTILSTLLSEHERKQFSCPVEFPMVIPTADPSMTVAKFSVLPKGGNSPKGLSELASMMKPGSTPTPAGGIKWPLTGGVPTQLSVAKDKSINQVYIAGYQDGSVRIWDASYPVLTLISVLEGEVQGTNVAGLSAPVTTLNFCWLTLSLAVGNECGVVRIYNLNGSSGKTSFHYVTETKCEVQSLPQGKGPQCIAVFSLLNSPVRAMQFVNCGAKLAVGFEFSHVAVLDVSSSSVLFVTDCVSSSSSPIISVSWLEFKNAHSLVKSSKHSETEAAVKSEEEIIFILTKDGKIVSVDGGNGAMIRPHPWHLKKEETALSMYIIESSFSVSELNCEKQLEESSKDTTDKGEPRLNASSTGTEHLPPSETASSQEHSLDALLLLCCENSLRLYSMKSVIQGKDKTILKVKHAKPCCWTTTFKKDGRVCGLVLLFQTGDMEIRSLPDLELVKESSIMSILRWNYKANMDKMMTSDNAQVTLASGCEVAFVSLLNGENDFRVPESLPCLHDKVLAAAADAAFSFSSNQNKKQGAAPGILRGIAKGFKGGKVNTSPTPESDFSHLERKFLMSPFLDTAQNAINTQEDVELDIDDIEIDEMPPVTSSSSHEVVKTKGVAAS from the exons ATGTTTGCCAAACGCTTGCTTCAGAAAGCGGTTCACCATTCTCAG CATGAGAATTTGAAATCAGAAGACTTGGATTTGCGAGTTGCTATCCACTATGGGATCCCATCTACTGCATCACTCCTTACTTTTGATCCTATTCAGCGGCTCTTGGCTATCGGGACTTT GGATGGCCGGATTAAAGTTATTGGTGGTGATGGAATTGAGGCACTTTTCATATCTCCGAAGCAATTGCCTTTCAAGTATTTGGAG TTCATACAAAACCAGGGTTTCTTAATCAGCATCTCCAATGACAATGATATTCAG GTTTGGAATCTGGAAAGCAGGTGTCTAGCATGTTGTTTACAGTGGGAATCCAACGTTACTGCCTTCTCTTTCATCAGTGGTTCACAGTTCAT GTACATTGGAGATGAGTATGGTTTGATGTCAGTGATTAAGTATGATGCTGAAAATGGAAAACTTTTGCAGTTGCCCTATTATATATCAGCAAATTCTTTAAGTG AAGCAGCTGGGTTTTCATTTCCTGATGACCAACCTGTTGTTGGGATTCTTCCTCAACCCCATTCTTCTGGGAATAG AGTCATAATTGCATATGCAAATGGTTTGATAATTCTTTGGGATGTTTCTGAAGctcaaattctttttattgGAGGTGGAAAGGATCTTCAGTTAAAGGATGCGGTGGAGTCTGATGTTCAAGATGATACATTTGAGCATCATCTACAAGAAAAGGAGATAAGTGCTATTTGTTGGGCATCTTCTGATGGAACCATTCTTGCAGTGGGATACATAGATGGGGATATCTTGTTCTGGAATACATCAAGTATTGCCTCTTCTAAAGGTGAACGAAATGgacaaaacaaaaatgttGTTAAGCTGCAATTGTCATCTGCTGAGAGGAGACTTCCTGTGATTGTCTTACAATGGTCCTCAAACAATAGATCCCGCAATGATTGTAATGGCCAACTTTTTATCTATGGTGGTGATGAAATAGGATCTGAAGAAGTTCTAACG GTTTTGAGTCTTGAATGGTCATCTGGGATGGAGACTGTTAGATGTGTTGGTCGTGTGGACCTTACCCTCACTGGCTCTTTTGCCGACATGATTTTGTTGCCAACTGCTGGGGCAACAGGGGGCAATCACAAAGCTGATCTTTTTGTGTTGACAAACCCTGGACAACTGCATCTTTATGATGATACGATCTTGTCTACCTTGTTATCTGAGCATGAGAGGAAACAATTTTCCTGTCCAGTGGAATTTCCCATGGTAATACCTACAGCTGACCCATCAATGACTGTGGCAAAGTTCAGCGTGCTACCCAAAGGAGGAAACTCACCAAAAGGTCTGTCAGAG CTTGCATCAATGATGAAACCAGGCTCAACACCAACCCCAGCTGGTGGCATAAAGTGGCCCTTGACAGGGGGTGTACCCACACAACTATCTGTTGCCAAAGACAAAAGTATCAACCAAGTGTACATAGCAGGTTACCAGGATGGATCTGTTCGGATATGGGATGCGTCATACCCTGTCCTGACGCTTATCTCTGTTTTAGAAGGAGAA GTGCAAGGTACAAATGTGGCTGGTTTAAGTGCTCCAGTGACCACCCTGAACTTCTGTTGGCTCACTTTAAGTTTGGCTGTTGGAAATGAATGTGGCGTG GTTCGCATTTATAACCTCAACGGCAGCTCAGGTAAAACAAGCTTTCACTATGTCACTGAGACGAAATGTGAAG TTCAGAGTTTGCCCCAAGGAAAAGGACCTCAGTGTATAGCTGTATTTTCCCTTCTTAATTCACCAGTTCGGGCCATGCAGTTTGTTAATTGTGGAGCCAAGCTTGCTGTTGGATTTGAATTTAGTCAT GTCGCTGTACTTGATGTGAGTTCATCATCAGTTTTGTTTGTTACTGACTGTGTATCTAGTTCGTCATCTCCGATCATTTCAGTGTCTTGGTTAGAGTTTAAAAATGCTCATAGCCTTGTAAAAAGCTCAAAGCATTCAGAAACAGAAGCTGCAGTCAAATCTGAAGAGGAAATAATATTTATCTTAACCAAGGATGGAAAAATTGTCTCTGTTGATGGTGGTAATGGTGCGATGATACGCCCTCATCCATGGCActtgaaaaaagaagaaactgcACTTTCCATGTACATTATAG AGAGCAGTTTTTCTGTATCTGAATTAAACTGTGAAAAGCAGCTGGAGGAATCCAGCAAGGATACCACTGACAAGGGTGAGCCTAGGCTTAATGCTTCTTCAACTGGGACTGAACATCTCCCCCCTTCAGAAACTGCATCCTCTCAGGAGCACTCACTTGATGCACTTCTTTTGCTTTGTTGTGAAAATTCATTGCGCTTGTACTCCATGAAGTCTGTGATTCAG GGGAAGGATAAAACCATTCTTAAAGTAAAACATGCAAAACCTTGCTGTTGGACGACCACTTTTAAGAAAGATGGAAGAGTTTGTGGACTGGTCTTGCTGTTTCAAACAGGGGATATGGAGATAAG ATCCTTGCCAGACTTGGAATTGGTTAAAGAAAGCTCCATAATGTCAATTCTAAGGTGGAACTACAAGGCAAACATGGATAAGATGATGACTTCTGATAATGCACAAGTTACACTG GCAAGTGGATGTGAAGTGGCATTTGTCTCTCTCTTGAATGGTGAAAATGATTTCAG GGTTCCAGAATCTCTGCCTTGTCTCCATGATAAAGTTCTTGCTGCGGCTGCTGATGCTGCCTTTAGTTTCTCTTCAAATCAGAACAAAAAACAG GGTGCAGCACCAGGGATTCTTAGGGGTATAGCCAAAGGCTTCAAAGGAGGAAAAGTGAATACTTCTCCAACGCCAGAATCTGATTTTTCTCATTTGGAGAGAAAGTTTTTGATGTCCCCATTCTTAGACACAGCCCAGAATGCTATAAATACGCAGGAAGATGTGGAGCTTGATATAG ATGACATTGAAATAGATGAAATGCCACCTGTAACTAGCTCCTCATCTCATGAAGTTGTTAAAACAAAAGGAG TAGCAGCATCCTGA
- the LOC18597526 gene encoding uncharacterized protein LOC18597526 isoform X3 produces the protein MTNLLLGFFLNPILLGIGGKDLQLKDAVESDVQDDTFEHHLQEKEISAICWASSDGTILAVGYIDGDILFWNTSSIASSKGERNGQNKNVVKLQLSSAERRLPVIVLQWSSNNRSRNDCNGQLFIYGGDEIGSEEVLTVLSLEWSSGMETVRCVGRVDLTLTGSFADMILLPTAGATGGNHKADLFVLTNPGQLHLYDDTILSTLLSEHERKQFSCPVEFPMVIPTADPSMTVAKFSVLPKGGNSPKGLSELASMMKPGSTPTPAGGIKWPLTGGVPTQLSVAKDKSINQVYIAGYQDGSVRIWDASYPVLTLISVLEGEVQGTNVAGLSAPVTTLNFCWLTLSLAVGNECGVVRIYNLNGSSGKTSFHYVTETKCEVQSLPQGKGPQCIAVFSLLNSPVRAMQFVNCGAKLAVGFEFSHVAVLDVSSSSVLFVTDCVSSSSSPIISVSWLEFKNAHSLVKSSKHSETEAAVKSEEEIIFILTKDGKIVSVDGGNGAMIRPHPWHLKKEETALSMYIIESSFSVSELNCEKQLEESSKDTTDKGEPRLNASSTGTEHLPPSETASSQEHSLDALLLLCCENSLRLYSMKSVIQGKDKTILKVKHAKPCCWTTTFKKDGRVCGLVLLFQTGDMEIRSLPDLELVKESSIMSILRWNYKANMDKMMTSDNAQVTLASGCEVAFVSLLNGENDFRVPESLPCLHDKVLAAAADAAFSFSSNQNKKQGAAPGILRGIAKGFKGGKVNTSPTPESDFSHLERKFLMSPFLDTAQNAINTQEDVELDIDDIEIDEMPPVTSSSSHEVVKTKGEKETDREKLLGASDDTTPRLRTPQEIIAKYRKTGDASSAAAHARNKLVERQEKLERISRRTEELQSGAENFASLADELVKAMENRKWWQI, from the exons ATGACCAACCTGTTGTTGGGATTCTTCCTCAACCCCATTCTTCTGGGAATAG GTGGAAAGGATCTTCAGTTAAAGGATGCGGTGGAGTCTGATGTTCAAGATGATACATTTGAGCATCATCTACAAGAAAAGGAGATAAGTGCTATTTGTTGGGCATCTTCTGATGGAACCATTCTTGCAGTGGGATACATAGATGGGGATATCTTGTTCTGGAATACATCAAGTATTGCCTCTTCTAAAGGTGAACGAAATGgacaaaacaaaaatgttGTTAAGCTGCAATTGTCATCTGCTGAGAGGAGACTTCCTGTGATTGTCTTACAATGGTCCTCAAACAATAGATCCCGCAATGATTGTAATGGCCAACTTTTTATCTATGGTGGTGATGAAATAGGATCTGAAGAAGTTCTAACG GTTTTGAGTCTTGAATGGTCATCTGGGATGGAGACTGTTAGATGTGTTGGTCGTGTGGACCTTACCCTCACTGGCTCTTTTGCCGACATGATTTTGTTGCCAACTGCTGGGGCAACAGGGGGCAATCACAAAGCTGATCTTTTTGTGTTGACAAACCCTGGACAACTGCATCTTTATGATGATACGATCTTGTCTACCTTGTTATCTGAGCATGAGAGGAAACAATTTTCCTGTCCAGTGGAATTTCCCATGGTAATACCTACAGCTGACCCATCAATGACTGTGGCAAAGTTCAGCGTGCTACCCAAAGGAGGAAACTCACCAAAAGGTCTGTCAGAG CTTGCATCAATGATGAAACCAGGCTCAACACCAACCCCAGCTGGTGGCATAAAGTGGCCCTTGACAGGGGGTGTACCCACACAACTATCTGTTGCCAAAGACAAAAGTATCAACCAAGTGTACATAGCAGGTTACCAGGATGGATCTGTTCGGATATGGGATGCGTCATACCCTGTCCTGACGCTTATCTCTGTTTTAGAAGGAGAA GTGCAAGGTACAAATGTGGCTGGTTTAAGTGCTCCAGTGACCACCCTGAACTTCTGTTGGCTCACTTTAAGTTTGGCTGTTGGAAATGAATGTGGCGTG GTTCGCATTTATAACCTCAACGGCAGCTCAGGTAAAACAAGCTTTCACTATGTCACTGAGACGAAATGTGAAG TTCAGAGTTTGCCCCAAGGAAAAGGACCTCAGTGTATAGCTGTATTTTCCCTTCTTAATTCACCAGTTCGGGCCATGCAGTTTGTTAATTGTGGAGCCAAGCTTGCTGTTGGATTTGAATTTAGTCAT GTCGCTGTACTTGATGTGAGTTCATCATCAGTTTTGTTTGTTACTGACTGTGTATCTAGTTCGTCATCTCCGATCATTTCAGTGTCTTGGTTAGAGTTTAAAAATGCTCATAGCCTTGTAAAAAGCTCAAAGCATTCAGAAACAGAAGCTGCAGTCAAATCTGAAGAGGAAATAATATTTATCTTAACCAAGGATGGAAAAATTGTCTCTGTTGATGGTGGTAATGGTGCGATGATACGCCCTCATCCATGGCActtgaaaaaagaagaaactgcACTTTCCATGTACATTATAG AGAGCAGTTTTTCTGTATCTGAATTAAACTGTGAAAAGCAGCTGGAGGAATCCAGCAAGGATACCACTGACAAGGGTGAGCCTAGGCTTAATGCTTCTTCAACTGGGACTGAACATCTCCCCCCTTCAGAAACTGCATCCTCTCAGGAGCACTCACTTGATGCACTTCTTTTGCTTTGTTGTGAAAATTCATTGCGCTTGTACTCCATGAAGTCTGTGATTCAG GGGAAGGATAAAACCATTCTTAAAGTAAAACATGCAAAACCTTGCTGTTGGACGACCACTTTTAAGAAAGATGGAAGAGTTTGTGGACTGGTCTTGCTGTTTCAAACAGGGGATATGGAGATAAG ATCCTTGCCAGACTTGGAATTGGTTAAAGAAAGCTCCATAATGTCAATTCTAAGGTGGAACTACAAGGCAAACATGGATAAGATGATGACTTCTGATAATGCACAAGTTACACTG GCAAGTGGATGTGAAGTGGCATTTGTCTCTCTCTTGAATGGTGAAAATGATTTCAG GGTTCCAGAATCTCTGCCTTGTCTCCATGATAAAGTTCTTGCTGCGGCTGCTGATGCTGCCTTTAGTTTCTCTTCAAATCAGAACAAAAAACAG GGTGCAGCACCAGGGATTCTTAGGGGTATAGCCAAAGGCTTCAAAGGAGGAAAAGTGAATACTTCTCCAACGCCAGAATCTGATTTTTCTCATTTGGAGAGAAAGTTTTTGATGTCCCCATTCTTAGACACAGCCCAGAATGCTATAAATACGCAGGAAGATGTGGAGCTTGATATAG ATGACATTGAAATAGATGAAATGCCACCTGTAACTAGCTCCTCATCTCATGAAGTTGTTAAAACAAAAGGAG AGAAGGAAACAGACAGAGAAAAACTGTTAGGTGCATCAGATGATACAACGCCCAGACTTAGAACACCTCAAGAAATTATTGCTAAATATAGAAAAACTGGG GATGCCTCTTCAGCAGCTGCGCATGCAAGAAATAAACTGGTGGAAAGGCAGGAAAAGCTAGAG AGAATCAGCAGGCGTACTGAAGAGCTGCAAAGTGGGGCTGAAAACTTTGCATCATTGGCAGATGAGCTTGTCAAGGCAATGGAAAATCGAAAGTGGTGGCAGATATAA